The following is a genomic window from Polyangia bacterium.
CGCGCAGCCCAGCATGGTCACGTACAGGACCAGCACCAGCGCCAGGCTCTCGGCCCAGGTGGGCGTGTTGTTCAGAACGTAGCGGCCGAAGACTTGATAGCCCACGGCCGCGATCAGCAGGACCAGGCCCGCAACGCCCAGTTGCAAGCACGTCCGGGCGATGCGGGCACAGATCTTTGTGAACATGCTACTGGGGTCTACTTGCTGCTCTGAATCTTCTTCACCATCTCGCGCGCCTTTGGATCGGTGATGAACTTGTCATAGACCGGCTTCATCACCGCCTGGAACGGCGCCTTGTTCACCTCGATGATCTGCGCGCCGCCGGCCTTGACGATGCCCAGCGACTTCTCTTCGCGCTCGTCCCACAGCTTGCGCATGTACGGAACCGAATCCTTGGCCGCCTGCCGGATGGCCTTGTGGTCGCTGTCCGACAGGCCGTCCCAGATTTTCTTCGAGAACAACAAGATCTCGGGTGCCATCGAGTGCTCGGTCTTCGAGTAGTACTTGGCCACCTCGAAGTGTCGGGTGGATTCGTACGAGGGGATGTTGTTCTCCGCACCGTCGACCAACCCGGTCTTGAGGCCGGTGTAGACCTCGCCAAACGGCATGGGCGTGGCGTTGGCGCCCATTGCTTCCATCACCGCGACCCACAGATCAGACTGCTGCACGCGGATCTTCATGCCCTTCATGTCGGCCAATGACTTGATCGGCTTCTTCGTGGTGTACATCGACCGCGCGCCGCTGTCGTAAAACGCCAGACCGATGAAGCCCTGGGCCTCGCAGCTTTTCAGGATCTCTTCCCCGATGGGGCCGTCCAGCGTCTTGCGCATGTGCTCTTTCGAGTGAAACAGGAACGGCAGCGTCGGCACCATCGTGGTCGGGCAGATGTTGTTCATCGGCGAGATGTTCACGCGAGTGATGGCCACCGCGCCGATCTTGGTCTGCTCGATGGTGTCCTTCTCGCTGCCGAGGGCGCTGTTGTTGAAGAGCTTGATGCCCAGCTTGCCGCCGGTGGCCTTGCCCAGGGCCTGGCCCATGAACTTGATCGCTTCGACCGTGGGATAACCGTCGGGCTGGACGTCGGTGGCGCGAAAGTCCGTCGCCTGGGCGGTCATGCTGACGGACAGCAGCAGACCGACTGAAAGGCCGAGGATGGCTTTCATCAACATCTCCTTGAGGGAACGAAAAGCGTTAAAGGAAAATCCGCGGGGTCGGCCGCGAGGACGCAACGGGCGACCGCCGGGCGGCGGGATTTTGTTACCAATCGGATGACTGTGTCCATCGTCTTCTTCATTCTGTTTCGTCGAGCGCGTCACCTTTCAAACACGACATGTCGCCACTCTGGGAAGTTCTTTTTCCGCTGTTGAGC
Proteins encoded in this region:
- a CDS encoding TRAP transporter substrate-binding protein, whose product is MKAILGLSVGLLLSVSMTAQATDFRATDVQPDGYPTVEAIKFMGQALGKATGGKLGIKLFNNSALGSEKDTIEQTKIGAVAITRVNISPMNNICPTTMVPTLPFLFHSKEHMRKTLDGPIGEEILKSCEAQGFIGLAFYDSGARSMYTTKKPIKSLADMKGMKIRVQQSDLWVAVMEAMGANATPMPFGEVYTGLKTGLVDGAENNIPSYESTRHFEVAKYYSKTEHSMAPEILLFSKKIWDGLSDSDHKAIRQAAKDSVPYMRKLWDEREEKSLGIVKAGGAQIIEVNKAPFQAVMKPVYDKFITDPKAREMVKKIQSSK